Proteins encoded in a region of the Streptomyces sp. NBC_01298 genome:
- a CDS encoding class I SAM-dependent methyltransferase, which yields MASPKPETLAAFEAAKGFMPVGEGLALYEAAADAARLGLPLLEVGTYCGRSTILLADAAREAGVSALTVDHHRGSEEQQPGWEYHDPSVVDPEVGLMDTLPTFRRTLHKAGLEDHVIAIVGRSPQVAAAWGGKLGLVFIDGGHTDEHATGDYEGWAPHLAEGGTLVIHDVFPDPADGGQAPYRVYLRALTSGAFEEVAVTDSLRVLRRTGAGI from the coding sequence ATGGCCAGCCCCAAGCCGGAGACCCTCGCCGCCTTCGAGGCCGCCAAGGGGTTCATGCCCGTAGGGGAAGGGCTCGCCCTGTACGAGGCGGCCGCCGACGCGGCGCGGCTCGGGCTGCCGCTCCTGGAGGTCGGCACCTACTGCGGGCGCTCCACGATCCTGCTCGCGGACGCCGCCCGCGAGGCGGGGGTGAGCGCGCTCACCGTGGACCACCACCGGGGCAGCGAGGAGCAGCAGCCCGGCTGGGAGTACCACGACCCGAGCGTCGTGGACCCGGAGGTCGGGCTGATGGACACCCTGCCCACCTTCCGCCGGACCCTGCACAAGGCCGGCCTGGAGGACCACGTCATCGCGATCGTCGGCCGCTCCCCGCAGGTCGCCGCGGCCTGGGGCGGCAAGCTCGGCCTGGTCTTCATCGACGGCGGCCACACCGACGAGCACGCCACGGGCGACTACGAGGGCTGGGCCCCGCACCTCGCCGAGGGCGGCACGCTGGTGATCCACGACGTGTTCCCCGACCCGGCCGACGGCGGCCAGGCCCCGTACCGCGTCTACCTGCGCGCCCTGACCTCGGGCGCCTTCGAGGAGGTCGCGGTGACGGACTCCCTGCGCGTGCTGCGCCGCACGGGCGCGGGCATCTGA